Proteins from a genomic interval of Rosa chinensis cultivar Old Blush chromosome 2, RchiOBHm-V2, whole genome shotgun sequence:
- the LOC112184744 gene encoding lipase 1 gives MAYTKFYHVLSFYLATLIAIYEFLLSVLPYILNPASILIAFADAFLGVYFRLCGLSSCTIELDEQTTMHFWASNPRRFDKPDLLMLHGYGGNSKWQFMHQVGSLSRTFNLYVPDLLFFGKSYTKMSDRTEVFQAKCVAEGLRRLGVDRFGVYSISYGGFVAYWLAEMYPQAVERLVIVSCGIGMTEEQKKDQLNKIGRNALKLLVPESANDLRGLVNLSVHKPSPVRWLPDVFIRGFIHVTYERNRKQKLEMAEHLLREKADLNLPILTQETLIIWGDKDVVFPVNLAYELQRYLGPKSKVEIIKDTGHAVNMDAPISLNALITSFVLGYYQCDRAELSK, from the exons ATGGCGTACACGAAGTTCTATCATGTCCTCTCCTTCTACCTCGCAACCCTAATAGCCATATACGAATTCCTTCTTTCAGTCTTGCCTTATATATTGAATCCTGCTTCAATCCTAATTGCTTTTGCAGATGCATTTTTAGGAGTATACTTCAGATTGTGTGGTCTTTCTTCTTGTACTATTGAATTAGATGAACAAACCACCATGCATTTTTGGGCTTCCAATCCTAGAAGATTTGACAAGCCTGATCTACTGATGCTTCACGGGTATGGTGGCAATTCCAAGTGGCAATTCATGCACCAAGTCGGCTCACTCTCCCGAACTTTTAATTTGTACGTGCCCGATTTACTCTTCTTTGGCAAGTCATACACAAAAATGTCCGACAGGACAGAGGTGTTCCAAGCAAAATGTGTAGCGGAAGGGTTGAGGAGACTAGGCGTTGACAGGTTTGGTGTGTACTCTATAAGCTATGGAGGGTTTGTGGCATATTGGCTGGCGGAGATGTATCCACAGGCGGTGGAGAGGCTTGTGATTGTGAGCTGCGGGATAGGGATGACAGAGGAGCAGAAAAAGGATCAGCTCAACAAGATTGGACGCAATGCATTGAAGCTCCTTGTACCTGAAAGTGCTAATGATCTAAGGGGCTTGGTGAATCTTTCGGTGCACAAACCCAGTCCTGTTAGGTGGCTACCCGATGTTTTCATCCGTGGGTTTATCCAT GTGACTTATGAGAGAAACAGGAAGCAGAAACTAGAGATGGCAGAGCACTTGCTAAGGGAAAAAGCAGACCTAAACCTTCCCATTCTGACTCAG GAAACACTAATAATCTGGGGTGACAAGGATGTTGTCTTCCCAGTGAACTTGGCCTATGAGCTGCAAAG GTATTTGGGACCAAAATCAAAGGTAGAGATAATCAAGGACACAGGTCATGCAGTGAATATGGATGCACCCATCTCCTTGAATGCACTGATAACATCTTTTGTTTTGGGTTACTATCAGTGTGACAGAGCTGAACTATCAAAGTAG